The window AGGAGCGGCAGATGCTTGTACGGGCAGAGGAGTGAGCTGGGCGGTGGCGTGTGCATCAGCGGCCGGCAGGTTCAGTGGCTCAGTCGGCGGAAGCCCGGCAGAATGCCGTAGTTGCTCCGTTCAGGTTGGTGCACGGTATGGGACTATGGGGAATAGGCTGTTTGCTACTATTATACAAGTGGCACAAAACTAACTTAAATAAGTTAATATAGCCAATGACGATTTGACCTTCCGATCGCCGGTTTTATGGTAGCAAGAAAGTCAACTACCACACGGAAGAATGTCAGAATCAGGTCTAAACTTGCAAAAGATGCAGTGTTCAGATCCTAGGCCATGCACATGATGAGAAGATAGCATCAGCAATTCAGCATGTCACAGGCTCAGCCGCCGAAGGAAAATATTCTTCTGTTTTGGATGGCTGCACCAAAACTAGACTTTAACAGAACAAACAGATCGAGCAACCATTACAAGAAAGTCACGAGCCACTTTTGGACAAGAGATCTAACATACCATCCCAAAGCTTTTGAAATACTTCAGGCAAACACTCTAGGCCACCTCATCCTGCAGTCAACCAATCAGGCAAACACTCTAGGCGAACTGACGCATAGCTCGAGCAGAACCAACACTATAACATTACCGAACCCAGACACTAATTGACAATCTTCTCCTTTTAACAGATGTAGAAAAGAAATTCGTAAGGGATGAAGATGAAAGAATCAAATACCCTCATGCTTTGACAGCGGACACACGTCTGCTAGTTCCGcccggaatggtcagcttcggCGACGCCACGTTGGTGGGAATACGGAATACCATAAAGTCACTCTCTACAGGTTTCTGTCCTTCGAATTGGAGTCAAGAGACCAGCAAATGATAGATATAAGGGTACTGTAATATGGCGCTGTAGAGTACCTTTGAAACCCAAATTTTAATGTACATTGGTGCTCACGGTAGAATCCAGTCAGCTATTTCTATATGTCAAAGACGCACGCTTTTTCGGCTCCTCATTCGTCCAcgcaagcaaaaaaaaatattaaccaCGTGATGGGCATCGTACGGTCCAGTAACTTCCCTGTGCCGGTCGCCCCCCTCGCCCTACTCGAATCTTCTGGCGTCGTCCCGTCTCGCgtgctcccctcccctcttcctCTTTCTGCACTCTCTGCCTCTCTCTCGCACTTTCTCCTCTGACGAACTCCTCCGTCCATAGCTCCAACCTCTGCGTGCAGCTGCTGAAGGTGCTCTCCTCAACAGCTTCACTGGTCTCGGCATCCACCAACGGCGAGCCTCTTCATTCCCTCAATCTGGTATGGTCATTTCCTTCCCCTTCTTCAATGCTTATAGGTTTTGATAATGGCCGCCAACCTCTGTTTCCTGGAGATGTGAGCCACCCAATCCTAGGTCCCTATTAAATTCCCCCCAGCAGTTTGAATCATTCACTCTACCACAGATCCAACTTCATCCATTCAGTTCTACAACAGGCGCTTAGATTTGTTTTGATAATGACTACCTACCTCTGTTTCGTCCTTTTGCCCAAACTTTTCTTGCTCCTCCACATGTGCGCCACCCAATCCTAGGTCCCATATTAAATTCCCCCAAAGCTGTTTGAATTAATTACCCAATGTTTCAACCAGTTTAGATTTAGCTGTTGTTCTACTACATACTAGGTCCCTACACTAGCTGCTCCCCTAGCTGCCATTCTACTTCATATTCGATCTTCGTCACCAAATTTACCAACAGTTTTTCTTTATATTCTGGTTCACATAATTGTATAGGCAACGACAAGTACTCCCTGCAGGTATACTTAAACAAACATCAGTTGCATTCATCATTAAAAACAATCAAACACGACTTCACTTTCCCCTCTAATCTTAACTGTTCTTtaaaaaatgagattaaaaaaacaaatactTCACATTCCTCTGCATGACAGCTGCATACTAAATAGTCACATATTGCCAATTTGTTACCATTTTCCCAATTTAATTACTAATTGTGTGATACATTTACCTTCTACTATGTGTGCTACACAGTAAGAGATGACCTGTTCGGAGAAAAAACCCCAGTAGAATTGGTCGCATTTTCCACATCAACTTTGACATTACTGATAATCTACTATTGACATTCCTGAATGCTTTCTAATAATTCCAGTTGCATTCTTTATTTTCCCCAACCCATATGGTTTCAAATAGAAATGTCAAATACATTGCAAGCTGTTGTCCATTTACCTTTTGCCAGAATCATAGctaatttaaattaataaaaaattaataataaaACCTGCTTATATGTGCACCCTATCTGTATATATAAACTTAAACTGCATTGGCAATAACAATAGGCATGTTGTCTCTTATTAATAGAATTCAAGTGAACAACTTGCTGAAATTATTGTGACATATATACTGTTACTTACCTTCATGCAGTTTTCAAACTGAAAACTCTATGCCCATTCAAACTTAATATTCCTTATTCTTTCCCTTTGCTTACACTGAATCGGCCTCCTAAAGTTACATGTACTAACTTGCTGCTGTTTAGTTAAATTTGCTTTTCTAATTCCTTTTGTATGATACACATTTCTACCTTttactttttctctctctttcctttgattgtatttatctttttttatttttctataacTTTTGTACAATAGCTCTACAAAGCAGAGGTGGATCATCTGGCACTGTTACAAGAACACCATGTTTGTAGATGGACCATCTCCAATCGCACTCCTCCATGCTGCGGCTTCCGAATGCCGTTTACCATATGCATCTCTCATCACTGAGATTGCAGACAACTCGACAATATTATGTGGCGTAGAGTTATGGGCCATAATCTCTAATTTCAGATAGCTCCGCGAAGTTAAGTTCAGAGAAATTCGCACATCATTTAACCTCACATTGCAAGCAAATGGTAAAACAAAGCAATTTTTCCGCTATATATTTCAATATTTCAGTAACTGATACTCAATCTGTACTGATTATTAATATTTTGTCTTTAAGGCTTCATCTTCAAACGTTGCACTTGGACTAACAGATCTTGGTGATGAAATGGAAACAGCTTTAGCTAAACTTCAGTTAGCCATTGTTGCAAAACCAATCACATCCCTTCCACCAGTACCAACTGTTTCCGATGTTGAGGCCATGTTTGCACGACATTATCCAGCATCAGCCAAACCAATGGATATATCCTGCTTTCCACCAGATTTTATCTTGCAATTTGATGACAAAACAAGCTATGACACAGTCCTTAGCTACCAAATCCTCACTGATAACAACTACACATTTTCCTTAGCACCATGGTCTGATGATGCAAGATGCCAAACCCAAGCATGGAGTGTTCCAGTAACAATAGATATCCATAGTATACCTCCCCATGCATTTCACATGAAAAGCCTTTCTATCCTACTTGATCCTTATTGTGACATCGAAACCTATACCAtggaccaaaaaaaaaaacaagtatcTGTACCGTTGAAGGCGATGCATTAAATGTTAATTCCATTCCAACGACAGGTTTCCTTTCATATCCACGTCGTTCTGGATATGAAACAGTGATACATACATTTCCTGTTACTATGAAAACTAGCTTACTATCTATGCCTAACAAGAACACCTCTGATTGGCAATATCATCCTTGTCTCGCCTTACATCCGCACGAAGAAAATTCATCTCACATTAAAGGTAATTATTATCACTCCACTACAGCAATAATTTTGCCACAACCACAACCTAATCCATAACTCTTTTGTAccagatcaagaaaaagaagtgGATTCAGACATGGTGAGGGAATACAACAGAGCTGTGTTTGAAGGTCAACTACATTTTTTCTCCTCCTAAAAAAAGAATGCATTTCTTTCTGTATAGCTACATTCTTATATACAAATCAATCACCATTACAGCTGAAATAGAAGATGAAAGAAGGATGAAAAACTTTCCTACCTTCCATGGCTTCGCATATTCAGGAGAAAGTTCAGACAACGATGACCCAAATGAAGCCTACTATTATGCAGGTGGATTTACTACTCAACTTTTTATATACAGCAAACAATTCCAAGCATCAACATCTGAATCCCATTTAATCATTGCAGATTCAGATCGCGAGCCAAAGAACTGGTAATTTAATAAACATGTACTTTTCTTATTACAAATCACTTTAATTTACAATAATACCGATCTGACAATACACACTAATCAATCAACTTTCAGGCTTGCAGCAAGTCACAAAACTACCTAGATCTGCAACAATGACCAAGATAAACATCTAATATTATGACCGAAGCCCAGACGACTCATCTTTTGatacttgtgtgtgtgtgtgtgtgtgtgtgtgtgtgtgtgtgtataatCCCTGTATCTATGTATGTGCCGATGTACGTATCAAAACTTTTACTGTTAATATATTCGCATGCTCAGGAACTTACCGAACAAAATTATTATTCTTCTTACTTGCCAAAGTTTACATACAATTACAAAACACATGGGCGCGCGCAAGCGCGCGCAAAGTACTCGTCC is drawn from Panicum virgatum strain AP13 chromosome 1N, P.virgatum_v5, whole genome shotgun sequence and contains these coding sequences:
- the LOC120653875 gene encoding uncharacterized protein LOC120653875 isoform X1, which produces MKTSLLSMPNKNTSDWQYHPCLALHPHEENSSHIKDQEKEVDSDMVREYNRAVFEAEIEDERRMKNFPTFHGFAYSGESSDNDDPNEAYYYADSDREPKNWLAASHKRSLVLQGTQTWKQINNPMLPILADYKIIHENTGTVELKGTLTYFY
- the LOC120653875 gene encoding uncharacterized protein LOC120653875 isoform X2; this translates as MKTSLLSMPNKNTSDWQYHPCLALHPHEENSSHIKDQEKEVDSDMVREYNRAVFEAEIEDERRMKNFPTFHGFAYSGESSDNDDPNEAYYYADSDREPKNWLAASHKTT